The following proteins are co-located in the Peromyscus maniculatus bairdii isolate BWxNUB_F1_BW_parent chromosome 23, HU_Pman_BW_mat_3.1, whole genome shotgun sequence genome:
- the LOC143270490 gene encoding phospholipase A2-like isoform X1: MKLLLLVTLLTAGATAHSISRRSLLQLDHMIKCTIPASHPLLEYNNYGCYCGFGGSGTPVDALDRCCQTHDNCYGQVMKMDSCKFLIENPYTTSYSYSCSGIEVTCSDENDPCEAFICNCDREAAICFSQAPYNKENKGIKC; this comes from the exons atgaaacttCTTCTCCTGGTCACTCTGCTCACAG CAGGCGCTACGGCACACAGCATCAGCCGTCGGTCTTTGTTGCAGTTAGACCACATGATCAAATGCACCATCCCTGCGAGTCATCCCTTGTTGGAATACAACAACTATGGCTGCTACTGTGGCTTCGGGGGCTCAGGCACTCCGGTGGATGCGTTAGACAG gtgctgCCAGACTCACGACAATTGCTACGGTCAGGTCATGAAGATGGATAGCTGCAAATTCCTCATAGAGAACCCCTACACCACCTCCTACTCATACTCATGCTCTGGGATTGAGGTCACCTGTAGTG aCGAAAACGACCCCTGTGAGGCCTTTATCTGCAACTGTGACCGCGAGGCTGCCATCTGCTTCTCACAGGCTCCATACAACAAGGAGAACAAAGGCATTAAGTGTTAG
- the LOC143270490 gene encoding phospholipase A2-like isoform X2, which produces MKLLLLVTLLTGATAHSISRRSLLQLDHMIKCTIPASHPLLEYNNYGCYCGFGGSGTPVDALDRCCQTHDNCYGQVMKMDSCKFLIENPYTTSYSYSCSGIEVTCSDENDPCEAFICNCDREAAICFSQAPYNKENKGIKC; this is translated from the exons atgaaacttCTTCTCCTGGTCACTCTGCTCACAG GCGCTACGGCACACAGCATCAGCCGTCGGTCTTTGTTGCAGTTAGACCACATGATCAAATGCACCATCCCTGCGAGTCATCCCTTGTTGGAATACAACAACTATGGCTGCTACTGTGGCTTCGGGGGCTCAGGCACTCCGGTGGATGCGTTAGACAG gtgctgCCAGACTCACGACAATTGCTACGGTCAGGTCATGAAGATGGATAGCTGCAAATTCCTCATAGAGAACCCCTACACCACCTCCTACTCATACTCATGCTCTGGGATTGAGGTCACCTGTAGTG aCGAAAACGACCCCTGTGAGGCCTTTATCTGCAACTGTGACCGCGAGGCTGCCATCTGCTTCTCACAGGCTCCATACAACAAGGAGAACAAAGGCATTAAGTGTTAG